The Hyphomonadaceae bacterium ML37 genome includes a region encoding these proteins:
- the ileS gene encoding isoleucine--tRNA ligase — protein sequence MAETRATAPDRRFPEARSPADLPAVDQEILAFWKADATFQASIDQRPEDNQFVFFDGPPFANGLPHYGHLLTGFAKDVIPRYQTMKGRRVERRFGWDTHGLPAELAAEKALGISGRKAVMELGIDTFNAAARSEVMKYAGEWETYVTRQARWVDFEKDYKTLDTGFMESCLWAFKQLWDKGHVYRDYRVVPYSWAVESPLSNFETRLDNSYRNRTDPAVTVGFRIRDGQGELSGAQLLIWTTTPWTLPSNLAAAAGADIDYAVMAKDGERYILSANALEKYKKQLEGAERIATVKGAALENLTYHPPFDYFEGHENAFRILIEDFVTDEDGTGVVHMAPGFGEDDLKACRRAGIAVVVPVDQAGRYTREIPDYEGMLVFDANKPITQRLKEEGKLFRHDTYDHNYPHCWRTDEPLIYKAVDSWYLRVSDFRERMVELNQRINWAPAHVKDGIFGNWLAGAQDWNISRSRFWGTPIPVWVSDDPNYPRTEVYGSIEELEAAFGVTVTDLHRPFIDHLTRPNPDDPTGKSKMVRVEDVFDVWFDSGSMPFASVHYPFENKDWFEANFPADFIVEYVAQTRGWFYTLMVLGTMLFDQPPFLNAICHGVVLDENRQKLSKRLRNYPDPLEFFDKAGSDVMRWFLIASPVLNGGDLLVPKEARDIAAVQREAIAPLMNAYAFFSLYANLEARAPQIIRDASDPLDRYILTKTGELAAAVETALDGFDIPRACKAATAYFDALTNWYIRRSRARFWGSTDAASRDAAFDTLYTVLTQVCRVLAPLLPIVTEKLYKSLTGDRSVHLTLWPASDEFAHDHDLARAMDLVREACSAALSVRERHRLRVRLPLKSLTIVHADAPALAPYIGLIAEELNVRDVALSTDLDAFGSVELKVNPQIGKRLGGKMKEVMAAARAGAFTLTPDGSAEVAGETLSPDEFTLRMVAAEGSAAEPFAGTGAVVLDISVDADQECEGLARDLVRAVQSARKEAGLEVSDRIALGIAGGPDIAAAMEAHGDFIKAETLAVSLTSADIPGAAVSEADILGDAVRISVAKAG from the coding sequence ATGGCCGAGACCCGAGCGACGGCGCCAGACCGCCGGTTTCCTGAAGCGCGCAGCCCGGCGGACCTGCCGGCGGTGGATCAGGAGATTCTGGCGTTCTGGAAGGCTGACGCCACGTTCCAGGCCTCCATCGACCAGCGGCCTGAAGACAATCAGTTCGTCTTCTTTGACGGCCCGCCTTTCGCCAACGGCCTGCCCCATTACGGGCATTTGCTGACCGGCTTCGCCAAGGATGTGATCCCGCGCTACCAGACCATGAAGGGCCGCCGGGTGGAGCGCCGCTTCGGCTGGGACACCCATGGCCTGCCAGCTGAACTGGCGGCGGAAAAGGCGCTGGGCATTTCCGGGCGCAAGGCGGTGATGGAGCTGGGCATCGACACCTTCAACGCGGCGGCGCGCTCCGAGGTGATGAAATACGCCGGCGAGTGGGAGACCTATGTCACCCGCCAGGCGCGCTGGGTGGATTTCGAGAAGGACTACAAGACGCTCGATACCGGCTTCATGGAAAGCTGCCTGTGGGCGTTCAAACAGCTCTGGGACAAGGGTCATGTCTATCGCGACTACCGCGTGGTGCCGTACTCGTGGGCGGTGGAAAGCCCGCTGTCAAATTTCGAAACGCGACTGGACAATTCCTACCGGAACCGGACCGATCCGGCGGTCACCGTGGGGTTCCGCATCCGGGACGGTCAGGGCGAACTGTCCGGCGCGCAGCTCCTGATCTGGACCACCACGCCCTGGACCCTGCCGTCAAACCTGGCCGCCGCAGCCGGGGCGGATATCGATTACGCCGTCATGGCCAAGGATGGCGAGCGCTATATCCTGTCGGCCAATGCGCTGGAAAAATACAAAAAACAGCTCGAAGGAGCCGAACGCATCGCGACCGTGAAGGGCGCGGCGCTGGAGAACCTCACCTACCACCCGCCTTTTGACTATTTCGAAGGCCACGAGAATGCCTTCCGTATCCTGATCGAGGACTTCGTCACCGACGAGGACGGCACGGGCGTGGTGCACATGGCGCCGGGCTTTGGCGAGGATGATTTGAAGGCCTGCCGCCGGGCGGGCATCGCCGTGGTGGTTCCGGTCGATCAGGCAGGCCGCTATACGCGCGAGATCCCCGACTATGAAGGCATGCTGGTGTTTGACGCCAACAAGCCGATCACCCAGCGCCTGAAGGAAGAGGGCAAGCTCTTCCGCCACGACACCTATGACCACAATTATCCCCATTGCTGGCGCACGGACGAGCCGCTGATCTACAAGGCGGTGGACAGCTGGTATCTGCGCGTCTCCGACTTCCGTGAGCGCATGGTGGAGCTGAACCAGCGCATCAACTGGGCGCCCGCCCACGTGAAGGACGGGATTTTCGGCAACTGGCTGGCCGGGGCGCAGGACTGGAATATCTCGCGCTCACGCTTCTGGGGCACGCCCATCCCGGTCTGGGTCAGCGATGATCCCAATTATCCGCGCACTGAAGTCTACGGCTCCATCGAAGAGCTGGAAGCCGCGTTCGGCGTAACGGTCACCGATCTGCACCGTCCCTTCATCGACCATCTGACCCGGCCCAACCCCGACGACCCCACGGGCAAATCGAAAATGGTCCGGGTGGAGGATGTGTTCGATGTCTGGTTTGATTCCGGCTCGATGCCCTTTGCCAGCGTGCACTATCCGTTCGAGAACAAGGACTGGTTCGAGGCCAATTTCCCCGCCGACTTCATCGTGGAATACGTCGCCCAGACGCGCGGCTGGTTCTATACGCTGATGGTGCTGGGCACGATGCTGTTCGACCAGCCGCCCTTCCTCAACGCCATCTGTCACGGCGTGGTGCTGGATGAGAACCGCCAGAAACTGTCCAAGCGCCTGCGCAATTATCCCGATCCGCTGGAGTTTTTCGACAAGGCCGGATCGGATGTGATGCGCTGGTTCCTGATCGCCTCGCCGGTGCTCAATGGCGGCGATTTGCTGGTGCCCAAGGAGGCGCGCGACATTGCGGCGGTCCAGCGCGAGGCCATTGCGCCCCTGATGAACGCCTATGCCTTCTTCTCGCTGTACGCCAATCTGGAGGCGCGTGCCCCGCAGATCATCCGCGATGCGTCCGATCCGCTGGACCGCTATATTTTGACCAAGACCGGCGAACTGGCCGCGGCGGTGGAGACGGCGCTGGACGGATTCGACATACCGCGCGCCTGCAAGGCGGCGACGGCCTATTTCGACGCCCTGACCAACTGGTATATCCGCCGTTCGCGTGCCCGCTTCTGGGGCTCCACCGACGCCGCGTCGCGCGATGCCGCCTTTGATACGCTGTATACGGTGCTGACCCAAGTCTGCCGCGTGCTCGCACCGCTCCTGCCAATCGTGACGGAGAAGCTGTACAAGTCGCTGACCGGTGATCGCTCGGTCCATCTCACGCTCTGGCCGGCATCGGACGAGTTCGCCCACGATCACGATCTGGCCCGCGCCATGGATCTGGTACGCGAAGCCTGCTCGGCGGCGCTGTCGGTGCGCGAACGTCACCGTCTGCGCGTACGCCTGCCGCTGAAATCGCTCACCATCGTCCACGCCGACGCCCCGGCCCTGGCGCCTTATATCGGCCTGATCGCTGAAGAGCTGAATGTGCGCGATGTGGCCCTGTCCACCGATCTCGACGCTTTCGGCTCGGTGGAGCTGAAAGTGAACCCGCAAATCGGCAAGCGTCTGGGCGGGAAGATGAAAGAGGTGATGGCCGCCGCACGCGCGGGCGCTTTCACGCTGACACCCGACGGCTCGGCGGAAGTGGCGGGTGAAACTCTGTCCCCGGACGAGTTCACCCTGCGCATGGTCGCCGCCGAGGGCAGCGCCGCCGAACCCTTCGCCGGCACCGGCGCGGTGGTGCTGGACATCTCCGTGGACGCCGATCAGGAATGCGAGGGCCTCGCCCGCGACCTGGTGCGCGCCGTGCAGTCCGCGCGCAAGGAAGCCGGACTGGAAGTCTCCGACCGCATCGCGCTGGGGATCGCCGGCGGGCCGGACATCGCTGCGGCGATGGAAGCCCATGGCGACTTCATCAAGGCGGAAACGCTGGCGGTCTCCCTCACCTCGGCGGATATCCCCGGCGCGGCGGTGAGCGAAGCCGATATTCTCGGCGACGCGGTGCGTATCAGCGTGGCCAAAGCCGGTTAG
- a CDS encoding FAD-binding oxidoreductase, whose translation MTLAAAGGGALALPPASWARSGPPVLERLNTDPTRIIRTEAGLRPFRPTGYVVQAERFSRRQTLVHHYGHGGAGVTTSWGTTAEAVQALETATNERSCAVIGSGVIGLTTGLELVRRGHDVTIYADALPPYTTSNIAGAYWGIAGLYRRTDVDAPFLERMSVAALRSHRAFQHLANDPRYGVYWVRAFDLFHRPPSDPTGTPDMPWLYPGFRRRAGADAWWGYQGVDQFHQLMIDPDIYLRALTADFERAGGRIRMARFETQRDLSRLRERVIVNCTGLGARALFGDEALEPVRGQLTILLPQPGIDYAYTTSFEGASLYMFPRRGAIVLGGSHGRGDWSLDIDSTEQDRQLRGHAELAQRIAGEI comes from the coding sequence TTGACCCTCGCAGCCGCAGGGGGCGGCGCACTGGCCCTGCCCCCGGCTTCATGGGCGCGGTCCGGACCGCCGGTTCTGGAGCGCCTCAACACCGATCCCACCCGCATCATCCGCACGGAGGCGGGCCTGCGCCCTTTCCGGCCCACGGGCTATGTGGTGCAGGCCGAGCGCTTCAGCCGGCGCCAGACGCTGGTGCATCATTATGGCCATGGCGGCGCCGGCGTGACCACGAGCTGGGGCACCACAGCCGAGGCGGTGCAGGCGCTGGAGACGGCGACGAACGAACGCAGCTGCGCGGTGATCGGCAGCGGGGTCATCGGCCTGACCACCGGGCTGGAGCTGGTGCGGCGCGGGCATGACGTCACGATCTATGCCGACGCTCTGCCGCCCTACACCACCTCCAACATCGCGGGCGCCTATTGGGGCATCGCCGGATTGTACCGGCGCACCGATGTGGACGCGCCCTTCCTGGAGCGCATGAGCGTTGCAGCACTGCGCTCGCACCGGGCTTTTCAGCATTTGGCCAATGATCCGCGCTATGGCGTGTATTGGGTGCGCGCGTTCGATCTGTTCCACCGGCCGCCGAGCGATCCCACAGGGACGCCGGACATGCCCTGGCTTTATCCCGGCTTCCGGCGGCGCGCCGGCGCGGATGCGTGGTGGGGCTATCAGGGCGTCGACCAGTTCCACCAGCTGATGATCGATCCGGACATTTATCTGCGCGCGCTGACAGCCGATTTTGAACGGGCGGGCGGACGCATCCGCATGGCGCGGTTCGAGACCCAGCGCGACCTGTCGCGCCTGCGCGAGCGGGTGATCGTCAACTGCACCGGGCTGGGTGCACGCGCCCTGTTCGGCGATGAGGCGCTGGAGCCGGTGCGCGGCCAGCTCACCATCCTCCTGCCCCAGCCGGGCATCGACTACGCCTACACCACCAGTTTCGAGGGCGCGTCGCTCTACATGTTCCCGCGCCGCGGGGCGATCGTGCTGGGCGGATCGCACGGGCGCGGGGATTGGTCGCTGGATATCGATTCCACCGAGCAGGACCGACAGCTACGCGGTCACGCCGAGCTGGCGCAGCGCATCGCGGGAGAGATTTAG
- a CDS encoding ribonucleotide-diphosphate reductase subunit beta, translating into MTLLTPSSDRPGLLTSSHSYKPFRYPWAYDFWKIQQQVHWLPEEVPLGEDCKDWATRLDDRERNLLTQIFRFFTQSDVEVGANYMENYMPLFKPVEVRMMLASFSNMETVHIAAYALLLETIGMPDSEFSAFMEYQEMAAKHDYLGKFGVETEKDILTSMAVFGGFTEGLQLFASFAMLMNFPRFNKMKGMGQIVSWSVRDESLHCEGMMKLFHTFAEETGALTQGVKDDIADCCKTVVALEDKFIELAFEAGEVEGMTPHDIKQYIRYIADWRMGQLKLKPIYGVKAHPIPWLSEILNGVEHANFFEARATEYSKGATKGAWHGDDGVWGLFDKRLTQSPANELPAE; encoded by the coding sequence ATGACCCTCCTGACCCCATCCAGTGACCGCCCGGGTCTGCTCACCTCGAGCCATTCCTACAAACCCTTCCGGTATCCGTGGGCCTATGATTTCTGGAAAATCCAGCAGCAGGTCCACTGGCTGCCCGAGGAAGTGCCGTTGGGCGAGGACTGCAAGGATTGGGCGACGCGTCTGGATGACCGCGAGCGCAATCTGCTGACCCAGATTTTCCGCTTCTTCACCCAGTCGGATGTGGAAGTGGGCGCCAACTACATGGAAAACTACATGCCGCTCTTCAAACCGGTTGAAGTGCGCATGATGCTGGCCTCCTTCTCCAACATGGAGACGGTGCATATCGCCGCCTACGCCCTGCTGCTGGAAACCATCGGCATGCCCGATTCCGAGTTCTCCGCCTTCATGGAGTACCAGGAAATGGCGGCCAAGCACGATTATCTGGGCAAGTTCGGCGTGGAGACCGAGAAGGACATTCTCACCTCCATGGCGGTGTTCGGCGGCTTCACCGAAGGCCTGCAGCTGTTCGCCAGCTTCGCCATGCTGATGAACTTCCCGCGCTTCAACAAGATGAAGGGGATGGGCCAGATCGTGTCCTGGTCGGTGCGCGACGAGTCGCTGCACTGCGAGGGCATGATGAAGCTGTTCCACACCTTCGCCGAGGAAACCGGCGCGCTGACGCAGGGCGTGAAGGACGACATCGCCGATTGCTGCAAGACCGTGGTGGCGCTGGAAGACAAATTCATCGAGCTGGCATTCGAGGCCGGCGAGGTTGAGGGCATGACGCCGCACGATATCAAGCAGTACATCCGCTATATCGCCGACTGGCGCATGGGCCAGCTGAAGCTGAAGCCCATCTATGGCGTCAAGGCGCACCCGATCCCGTGGCTGAGCGAGATCCTCAACGGGGTCGAGCACGCCAACTTCTTCGAGGCGCGCGCCACCGAATACTCCAAGGGCGCCACCAAGGGCGCATGGCACGGCGATGACGGGGTGTGGGGTCTGTTCGACAAGCGCCTGACCCAGAGCCCGGCCAACGAACTCCCGGCGGAATAG
- a CDS encoding bile acid:sodium symporter, which translates to MDSIFAQILLPLALAFIMLALGVGLTPADFRRIFAQPKAFLTGAVLQFVTLPVLAIAIVALIPAPPALKVGIVLLAACPGGTTSNLLTHMARGDVALSISLTALASLLSVVTVPLVLMIALALFMGPDAPDVGLVTTGLVIFALTVIPVLIGMGVRRVAPKLAAAIEKRSRFLSGAVFIAVVAATVMADGIAVTVQRFAEAGLVSLALNLAAMGLAFAVTSVLALRMRQRIALTLECGLQNATLAIVVSVSLLGDLAYAVPAAVYGLLMFVTAGGFILWARRWSYAARRARRMGR; encoded by the coding sequence ATGGATTCAATCTTCGCCCAGATACTTCTGCCGCTCGCGCTGGCCTTCATCATGCTGGCGCTGGGCGTGGGGCTGACGCCGGCCGATTTCCGGCGGATCTTCGCCCAGCCCAAGGCCTTCCTAACCGGCGCGGTGCTGCAATTCGTCACCCTGCCAGTGCTGGCCATCGCCATTGTGGCGCTGATTCCGGCGCCGCCCGCGCTCAAAGTGGGCATCGTGCTGCTGGCCGCCTGTCCGGGCGGGACCACCTCCAACCTCCTCACCCACATGGCGCGCGGCGATGTGGCGCTGTCGATCTCCCTGACGGCGCTGGCCAGTCTGTTGTCCGTTGTGACCGTGCCGCTGGTGCTGATGATCGCGCTGGCGCTGTTCATGGGACCGGATGCGCCCGATGTCGGGCTGGTGACCACGGGGCTTGTGATCTTCGCCCTGACCGTGATCCCGGTCTTGATCGGCATGGGCGTTCGCCGTGTGGCGCCAAAACTGGCGGCAGCAATCGAAAAGCGCTCGCGTTTCCTGTCGGGCGCCGTGTTCATCGCCGTGGTCGCCGCCACGGTGATGGCGGATGGAATCGCGGTCACAGTTCAGCGTTTCGCCGAAGCCGGACTGGTCTCGCTGGCGCTCAATCTCGCCGCCATGGGGCTCGCCTTCGCGGTAACCAGCGTGCTGGCCCTGCGCATGCGCCAGCGCATCGCCCTGACGCTGGAGTGCGGCTTGCAGAATGCAACGCTCGCCATCGTGGTGTCGGTGTCGCTGCTGGGCGATCTCGCCTACGCTGTCCCGGCCGCCGTCTATGGATTGCTGATGTTTGTCACGGCGGGCGGGTTCATCCTGTGGGCGCGGCGCTGGTCATATGCGGCGCGGCGCGCCCGGCGCATGGGTCGTTGA
- the leuS gene encoding leucine--tRNA ligase, which translates to MTDQTAYDFTALEAKWRQVWDTLGVNRTPHPRPGDKTFYVLDMFPYPSGAGLHVGHPVGYLATDIVARYKKMQGFTVLHPMGWDSFGLPAEQYAVRTGVHPAVSTAENIANYKRQMALLGLGYDWDREIATSSPDYYKWTQYIFIRLYNAWYDADAGRARPIEELPLPDDVRAAGKLAVQAFQDTRRLVYFDTAPVNWCPELGTILANEEVYDGKSEQGHEVVRIPLRQVKMRITAYAERLLADLDSLDWPEGIKDSQRNWIGRSQGVSLCFAVDGHEAGIETFTTRVDTLGGVTFLALAPEHPLVDTITTPDMRAAVTAYVEAAARKSDLDRTVDAEKTGVLTGAEAINPVTGRKVPIFVADYVLPDYGTGAVMGVPAHDERDFAFARSYGLDIVPVIDPGADNPARGAVLAGEACWTEDGVMLAAPEDSGLYQAGVRWRDAREQVADLLEARGMGRRVTSYNLRDWTFARQRYWGEPIPIIHWEDGTRTTLDLDELPLTLPHIESYKPTGQAESPLARAGDWLEVADPKSGLKGRRETSTMPQWAGSCWYYLRFKDPRNDAALVDPEVERAWGSVDLYVGGAEHATLHLLYARFWHKVLFDLGLAATKEPFQKLVNQGLLTSHAFKNARGIVLPVDEVEAREDGSFVHAPTGEPVERVGAKMSKSLRNVVTPDHVVERFGADAFRVHMMFMGPVEAMRQWDTDAVAAALKFLRRMWRYATGAIAAPASEEPKAVTLAAAKLVMAVTEDLENLRLNTAIAELMKYLNAAEGEPVTRETLHAVIRVLAPFAPFMAEELWEMAGGQPSVFQAKWPKADAAMLSAAIETVELVVQEGGKRRASIPVAPDADDETIRETAFARLREMGKETEGADLSRVIIVRDKKTGHPRLINIPKLGE; encoded by the coding sequence ATGACCGACCAGACCGCCTATGATTTCACCGCCCTGGAAGCCAAATGGCGCCAGGTCTGGGACACGCTGGGCGTCAACCGCACGCCGCATCCGAGGCCAGGCGACAAGACCTTCTACGTGCTGGACATGTTCCCCTACCCGTCCGGGGCGGGCCTGCATGTGGGTCACCCGGTGGGCTATCTCGCGACCGACATCGTGGCCCGCTACAAGAAGATGCAGGGCTTCACCGTGCTGCACCCCATGGGCTGGGACAGTTTTGGTCTGCCTGCGGAGCAATACGCCGTACGCACCGGCGTGCACCCGGCTGTGTCCACCGCAGAAAACATCGCCAATTACAAGCGCCAGATGGCGCTCTTGGGTCTTGGCTATGACTGGGATCGCGAGATCGCGACCTCCAGCCCGGACTATTACAAGTGGACCCAGTATATCTTCATCCGGCTCTATAACGCCTGGTATGACGCCGACGCCGGACGCGCGCGCCCGATCGAGGAACTGCCCTTACCGGATGATGTACGCGCCGCGGGCAAGCTGGCGGTACAGGCGTTCCAGGACACCCGCCGTCTTGTCTATTTCGACACTGCGCCAGTGAACTGGTGCCCGGAACTGGGCACGATCCTGGCCAATGAAGAGGTGTATGACGGCAAGTCCGAGCAGGGCCATGAGGTGGTGCGCATCCCGCTGCGCCAGGTCAAGATGCGCATTACGGCGTATGCGGAGCGCCTGCTGGCCGATCTCGACAGCCTGGACTGGCCCGAGGGCATCAAGGACTCCCAGCGCAACTGGATCGGCCGGTCCCAGGGCGTGTCCCTGTGCTTCGCTGTCGATGGCCACGAAGCGGGAATCGAGACATTCACCACCCGCGTGGATACGCTGGGCGGCGTGACCTTCCTGGCGCTGGCGCCGGAGCACCCTCTGGTCGATACGATCACCACGCCGGACATGCGCGCAGCCGTGACCGCCTATGTGGAAGCGGCGGCGCGGAAATCCGATCTCGACCGCACCGTCGACGCCGAGAAGACCGGCGTGCTCACGGGCGCCGAGGCGATCAATCCGGTCACGGGGCGCAAGGTCCCGATCTTCGTCGCGGATTATGTCCTGCCCGATTACGGCACGGGCGCGGTGATGGGCGTGCCCGCCCATGACGAGCGCGATTTCGCTTTCGCCAGAAGCTATGGCCTCGACATCGTCCCTGTAATCGATCCGGGTGCGGATAACCCGGCGCGCGGCGCCGTGCTGGCAGGCGAGGCCTGCTGGACAGAGGACGGCGTGATGCTGGCCGCGCCCGAGGATAGCGGGCTGTACCAGGCCGGCGTGCGCTGGCGCGATGCGCGCGAGCAGGTCGCCGACCTTCTGGAAGCGCGCGGCATGGGCCGGCGCGTGACCAGCTATAATCTGCGCGACTGGACCTTTGCACGCCAGCGCTATTGGGGCGAGCCCATACCGATCATTCATTGGGAAGACGGCACGCGCACCACGCTGGACCTCGACGAGCTGCCCCTTACCCTGCCTCATATCGAGAGCTACAAGCCGACGGGTCAGGCCGAAAGCCCGCTGGCGCGCGCCGGCGACTGGCTGGAGGTGGCCGACCCGAAGTCCGGCCTCAAGGGCCGGCGCGAGACCTCCACCATGCCGCAATGGGCCGGGTCGTGCTGGTATTATCTGCGCTTCAAGGACCCGCGGAATGACGCGGCGCTGGTGGACCCGGAGGTCGAGCGCGCCTGGGGATCGGTGGACCTGTACGTGGGCGGCGCCGAGCACGCCACACTGCATCTTCTCTATGCGCGCTTCTGGCACAAAGTCCTGTTCGATCTGGGGCTGGCCGCCACGAAAGAGCCGTTCCAGAAGCTGGTCAATCAGGGCCTGCTCACCAGCCACGCCTTCAAGAACGCCCGCGGGATCGTCCTGCCCGTCGACGAGGTGGAGGCGCGCGAGGACGGATCCTTCGTACACGCCCCGACTGGCGAGCCGGTGGAGCGCGTGGGCGCGAAAATGTCGAAATCCCTGCGCAATGTGGTCACGCCCGACCATGTGGTGGAGCGCTTCGGAGCCGACGCCTTCCGTGTACACATGATGTTTATGGGTCCGGTTGAGGCCATGCGGCAGTGGGACACGGACGCTGTCGCCGCCGCCCTGAAATTCCTCCGACGGATGTGGCGCTACGCCACCGGCGCCATCGCCGCGCCTGCGAGCGAGGAGCCCAAGGCGGTGACGCTAGCGGCGGCCAAGCTCGTTATGGCGGTGACCGAGGATCTGGAGAATCTGCGCCTCAACACCGCCATCGCCGAGCTGATGAAGTATCTCAACGCCGCCGAAGGCGAGCCCGTCACGCGCGAGACGCTGCACGCGGTGATCCGGGTGCTGGCGCCCTTTGCGCCCTTCATGGCCGAGGAGTTGTGGGAGATGGCGGGCGGGCAGCCCAGCGTGTTCCAGGCTAAGTGGCCGAAGGCCGACGCCGCCATGCTCAGCGCCGCCATCGAGACGGTGGAGCTGGTGGTGCAGGAGGGCGGCAAGCGCCGCGCCTCTATCCCGGTCGCTCCGGATGCCGATGACGAGACGATCCGCGAAACCGCCTTCGCCCGCCTGCGCGAGATGGGCAAGGAGACCGAGGGGGCCGATCTGTCGCGGGTAATCATCGTGCGCGACAAGAAGACCGGCCATCCGCGCCTGATCAATATTCCCAAGCTGGGCGAATGA
- the nth gene encoding endonuclease III, with the protein MKTPAPGKKRPAKRRAPGLAREQAEEVYARLAEIRPEPRTELDYVNPYTLVVAVALSAQATDVGVNKATRGLFAVADNPHAMLALGEDGVREHIKTIGLFRNKAKNVIALSRLIIEEFGGEVPRTREDLMRLPGVGRKTANVVLNEAFGEPTIAVDTHIFRVANRTGLGPGKNPDAVEVRLEAITPAAYLKGAHHWLILHGRYVCKARKPECWRCAIADICRFKDKTPAP; encoded by the coding sequence ATGAAGACGCCGGCGCCCGGCAAAAAGCGGCCCGCCAAGCGCCGCGCCCCCGGCCTGGCCCGCGAGCAGGCCGAGGAGGTGTATGCGCGCCTGGCCGAGATCCGGCCGGAGCCGCGCACCGAGCTGGATTATGTCAATCCGTATACGCTGGTGGTGGCGGTGGCGCTGTCCGCCCAGGCCACCGATGTGGGCGTTAACAAGGCCACGCGCGGCCTGTTCGCGGTGGCGGACAACCCTCACGCAATGCTGGCGCTGGGCGAAGACGGGGTGCGCGAGCACATCAAGACGATCGGCCTGTTTCGCAACAAGGCCAAGAACGTCATCGCCCTGTCGCGCCTGATCATCGAGGAGTTCGGCGGCGAGGTGCCGCGCACGCGCGAGGATCTGATGCGCCTGCCGGGCGTGGGCCGCAAGACCGCCAACGTGGTGCTGAACGAGGCGTTCGGCGAGCCGACCATCGCGGTCGACACCCATATCTTCCGGGTCGCCAACCGCACCGGGCTCGGACCGGGCAAAAACCCCGACGCGGTGGAGGTGCGGCTCGAAGCCATCACGCCGGCGGCCTATCTCAAGGGCGCGCATCACTGGCTGATCCTGCACGGACGCTATGTGTGCAAGGCGCGCAAACCCGAATGCTGGCGCTGCGCGATCGCTGATATCTGCCGGTTCAAGGACAAGACGCCCGCGCCGTGA
- a CDS encoding alpha/beta fold hydrolase produces the protein MTGLTRRSLATGAAALAAAAGAAPAYSRQRDRKSFCLVHGTWHGGWCWVHVAARLRAAGHTVITPTLTGCGERAHLISPQTGLDTHINDIVGAIEAEELDDVILVGHSFTGIAITGAADRLPGRIAHIAYFDALIPTDARRAGVMRDPGTGAYPDWWIARTADFRDGYKMVFWDHYPARMLVPEDDAANIAWLERRLTWHPMKTWLDELTLENGGWEPLSRTCIHAAGQVFAPSSEAMIGPGRGPGWNFIELDVARNGFMTNPDRVAACFEALT, from the coding sequence ATGACCGGACTGACCCGCCGTTCGCTTGCCACCGGCGCCGCTGCGCTGGCCGCCGCCGCCGGAGCCGCGCCTGCATACTCGCGCCAGCGTGACCGCAAGAGCTTCTGCCTCGTTCACGGCACCTGGCATGGTGGCTGGTGCTGGGTCCATGTGGCCGCCCGGCTGCGCGCGGCGGGACACACGGTCATCACACCGACACTGACAGGGTGCGGCGAGCGCGCCCATCTGATCAGCCCCCAGACCGGGCTCGATACGCATATCAACGACATCGTGGGCGCCATCGAAGCCGAAGAGCTCGACGACGTGATCCTGGTCGGTCATTCCTTCACCGGCATCGCCATCACCGGCGCCGCCGACCGGCTGCCCGGGCGCATCGCCCACATCGCCTATTTCGACGCGCTCATCCCCACCGACGCCCGCCGGGCCGGGGTGATGCGCGATCCTGGCACGGGCGCCTACCCGGACTGGTGGATCGCGCGCACCGCCGATTTCCGTGACGGCTACAAGATGGTGTTCTGGGATCACTACCCGGCCAGAATGCTGGTCCCGGAAGATGATGCGGCCAATATCGCCTGGCTGGAGCGCCGCCTGACCTGGCACCCGATGAAGACCTGGCTGGACGAGCTGACGCTGGAAAACGGCGGCTGGGAGCCGCTGTCACGCACTTGCATCCATGCGGCGGGTCAGGTCTTTGCGCCAAGCTCCGAAGCGATGATCGGGCCGGGCCGGGGGCCGGGCTGGAATTTCATTGAACTGGACGTGGCGCGCAACGGCTTCATGACCAATCCGGACCGGGTCGCGGCCTGTTTCGAGGCCCTGACCTAA